In Pyrus communis chromosome 11, drPyrComm1.1, whole genome shotgun sequence, the sequence gttttaaaattatattaattatttttttttctaataaattatttgaatattcATTAAATAGATGATATGGTAAGCGTGACATTCAAAATTGATTTAACATGTAAGTCATATTTGcatcacattaacaaaaaaaacttattaATTCAATGGGAAGGTGGGCGTTCAAATAGACAAAAGTATAAActgataaaattttaaaacatcaTGGTgctgtataaaaaaattaaaacctcatAATCCATCTTAAAAATCACCTCAAATAGACTAAAATACaattagccttttttttttcttttttcttcttttttttcaaacgataggttttgttaaattaatcaCTGACGGAGTTCCAACTCACACCGTCATGCAGAAACTCAACTTCTTTTTACCACTATAATAAATGACCATTTGCTACAATTAACCCTATGAATATCACACATTCGCACACAGCAAATCTCCGGCTCATTGTTTACAATATTTGACCAATGGAGGCATAACGGGCCTCCAAGTGGAAACCTTACAAATCTCCGGCTTGTCTAAAGATCCTAAAAAGTCTTTCCCCACGACAAAAAGAGAGAGAACTTTCTTGGAAAGTCATATCATCTTACGGCAATCTATGACCAACAATAAAAAGATCAACGGCTCTGGAAAATCCATCACGGAAATTCAGTCAAATCAGACCGTCGATAGGGTATCCAAAGCGATTTTAAAATCCGAACGTTGAGAAGCAAGAAAAAGAGTAACCAAAAGGGAACACAGTCACCGTCTTTTCTGTCTTTCCATTTATCGACCGTTGcaaatccaaaattttcaattgcaAAGTAAGTAAAACCCAAATCACAAACTACAAATGCCATTATTGAATCACCAACAAAAACTCAAATCTCTCTCTCCGCAAACTGATTGAGATTCTAGAGAGGGAAAGAAGacgaaagaagaaaacaaaacttagCTGGGACCTCCAATTCTTCAACAATGGCAGAGACTAACGGCTCTCTGCAACAAACCAACCAACAAAACCCAGCTTTTCAATCTCTCTTCCAAGCCATCGACCCCATCTCTCTCATTCTTTCCCAGAACCCTGCCCCAGATCAACATCCAGCCCCCCTGAGGTTCGCCACCGAGAGCTACCCCATGGAGAGAGGACCCAGATACACAGCCTACGCGGAGCTCAGAGAATCGCGGCTAAAGAGGAAGTACATGAGCCCAGAGGAGCTCGAAGAACCCGAATCGAAATCGACCCCATCGAAGAAACAAGTCAAGTTTCAGACCCATCTGACCAATTCGCGAAAAGGGTCTTCCGTTCTCGCTCAATCGGTGCCCGACTTCTCAGCCGTGTTGCGAAAAGAGAACCGCAAGCCGCCGTCGAGGCTTCCGTCGTTGCAGGAGATGACCCCGCCGGCGAAGAGTTCGGCGAAAGCGGCGAACGGGGTTTTGTCGAATTCGAGAGGGAGTAAGTCGGCGAGCGCGGGGGAGAAGAGGTACAACAATGGCGGAGGGGTCATGGCGAGGAAGAGCTACGCGAGTATGGAGGAATTGAAGGGGTTGTCGACCGCCGCCGCTAATGCTATTAGCGGCGAAAAAAGGGGCGGAAGGAAGGCCAATGGCAATGGCAGAGCAATGCCAAAGACTGTTTTGGGATACAGACAGTTCTGAAAGTTCGgtgctttttgggtttttttgtcTCGATTCATTCTTTCATTGCTGAATATTTTGCTTGAGGTTTTATCACCTGGGAATTTGATTACCacttaaaattcttttttttttttttaatttgtttcggAATGTAACTAGTAAATGATAAAGTTTGATGGATTGTTTCGACTTCTGGATGTATTTTTCTTCCCTTAATTCTCTTTTAATATTTATCATCCGAAGGTtaagaaaaccaaaagaaaagagtGAGAGAACGTGAGTATGAAAACATCTTCTCCTCTCGTATTTAGCCAATTACAAACGATATATTGCACTAATCTATACTAAGGTGAGGGGAAAGAGTTCGAACCTGAAATACAATAGGTTGAAGAGAGAGGCAGCAACTACCGGGACAACCCACCAGTTGGAGTGCAAAAGGTTGCTTTAACTTTTATACAACTCaattttacttgacactcaaacgggaaaaaaaaaattaccgtGAAATCTTCTTGCATATCCTGGTAACTGATCTTAAAATTGAACTAAGCCTTCCATTGATTTGTACAAAAGAATACATTTGCTTGGTTTAACAGACAGAATTTAACATTGTGACATGGCCGATCAAAAGACCATACGAACTCAAAACATGGTAGCTAGAGTTGACATGAATTTCAAAAGGAACCCAGCAGCTGGCACTCACAGAAGTCGATCACAACTTCATCAACCAAACTTTGAAGAATGTCTCCGTCAATTTCAGAACCGATCTCAAAAGCTTCGGTATTAAAATCTGTCCACTTACCCAGGGAATGACTCATATCCCATTCTATCAACTCATCAGGAATCATTCCAGCCAAATCCGTCCACTTCTGAATCTCCTCCCGAACCTCTTGAATCATCAACTTCTGGTTCATGCCTACGGGGAGTTTTTTCCAAACTCTGAATCCGGAATTGCAGCACCGGCCATATTTTGAGTCTAAGTACTCTATGACAAAGTCAAAAAGGAATTCACCAAGTTCTTTGATGTCCCCAAAACTACTGAACAAACAGAATTTTGTCATCATGGTGTCGGCAATAGTTTCCAGATCAAGAAGCAAGGGACTGATGAAAAGACCTTCCATTATGTTCCCCTTATTGTGCAGAGTCACGTCTCCAAACAATAGTTCAGCATTCAATATAACTTCATTTGCATGGGTGAGCTTGCCTCCACTCAATCTTTCCCCACCAGCATCGATGCTATGCAATATCCTCAATACATTATTGAAAAGAGCAGTTATTATCTCACCGCCAGTCTTATTTTTGTCCACTGAAGTGGCAGAGTCTACACTATCAGTATCATGACCCATTTGCAACTGATCATCAGAGTAATCCATTGAGTGAGGGTAGACGGACCTATTCCCTGTATCAGAAGCAATACAAAGATAAGAATCACATTCAGAGGATCTTACCGATacgaaagaaaacaaaatcacaaTTAGCTTTAGGGGGTTAGCCGAGTACTCTACCACCTCAGTTTAGAAAAGGAAATTATGTATCTGTTTTGCATAGCAGTTTCTACTATTACTCAAGTACTCTACCTGAGCTATCATCCAGACtactaaaagaaaatgaagCTTCAAGAACAGACCCAGGGCTCAAATGATGACCATCATGAAAGATTCCAACCGATCTATCTGTCTTTCCACGAACCTGAGGACGACCAATAGAAGCTAAATGAGTCAAGAAATGTGTACCGAAACACCTTTTAATCAAGCAGAAGAAAAATCTGAAGTTGCGCACAATGCAGTCACATTAACAGAGATTGACAATAATTCCTACTTTCTCAAGAAGTTAACAGTGAGGATTAAATTAAAGGAcaatataaacaactaatttTGCATGACAAAGGCTATCGAGCGTTAACTACGATAGTTCCACAGAAACTTAAGCAGTAAAAGTTGGAGGAGA encodes:
- the LOC137749157 gene encoding uncharacterized protein, coding for MAETNGSLQQTNQQNPAFQSLFQAIDPISLILSQNPAPDQHPAPLRFATESYPMERGPRYTAYAELRESRLKRKYMSPEELEEPESKSTPSKKQVKFQTHLTNSRKGSSVLAQSVPDFSAVLRKENRKPPSRLPSLQEMTPPAKSSAKAANGVLSNSRGSKSASAGEKRYNNGGGVMARKSYASMEELKGLSTAAANAISGEKRGGRKANGNGRAMPKTVLGYRQF